In a genomic window of Cydia splendana unplaced genomic scaffold, ilCydSple1.2 scaffold_69_ctg1, whole genome shotgun sequence:
- the LOC134805848 gene encoding uncharacterized protein LOC134805848: MLSELVSIRERLNKLREDIVKLGPERRRKEIGRKKLDESNELYNRAADIVSQLQKQTEKYKISELELANKHINDIADTYSRIKIALNYFDTESQTDGKMAKPSFDVKTAIALLPVMTGQEDTTKQLIDGILMYSSIINSETQQVLIDFVLKTRLSSSAKLRLKTSYSSVELLVTDMRTFLLPKKSSESIQAQLYRARQGRRTIEAFGAEIEDLFVNLTISQADGNDSRYDILRPLNEKSAIKRFADGLADPKLSTIISSRQFTSLPEAIRTAIDEHSSSPQQDQVLHYGRGHSLQLQFADLRTRPLDRIRVLSTCNRHTIM; the protein is encoded by the exons ATGCTATCTGAGTTAGTGTCCATTCgtgaaaggttaaataaattaagagaAGATATTGTAAAGTTAGGTCCAGAGAGGCGACGGAAAGAAATAGGTAGAAAGAAActagacgaatcaaacgaattaTATAATCGCGCGGCGGATATTGTGTCTCAGTTACAGAAGCAaacggaaaaatataaaatttcagAATTAGAGTTAGCTAATAAGCATATAAACGATATTGCCGACACTTACAGTAGGATAAAGATAgcattaaattattttgatacagaATCTCAAACAGACGGAAAAATGGCTAAGCCCAGTTTTGATGTCAAGACGGCCATCGCCTTGTTGCCCGTCATGACGGGGCAGGAGGATACCACTAAACAATTAATAGACGGTATTCTAATGTACAGTTCCATTATTAATAGCGAAACTCAACAGGTTTTAATAGACTTCGTCCTAAAAACAAGACTTTCATCTAGCGCTAAGCTCAGATTAAAGACGTCATATAGTAGCGTAGAATTACTTGTCACGGATATGCGCACATTTTTACTACCTAAAAAATCGTCCGAATCGATTCAGGCTCAACTATACAGAGCTAGGCAAGGTAGGAGAACTATAGAGGCATTCGGAGCCGAGATCGAGGATCTTTTCGTCAACCTGACCATATCTCAGGCCGACGGTAACGATAGCAGGTACGATATACTTCGTCCGCTGAACGAGAAATCAGCCATTAAACGGTTTGCAGACGGTCTAGCAGACCCAAAATTAAGCACAATAATATCATCTAGGCAATTTACGTCATTGCCCGAAGCAATCAGGACGGCCATTGACGAGCACAGCTCATCACCACAACAGGATCAAGTCCTACATTATGGACGGGGACATTCTC TGCAGCTACAGTTCGCCGACCTGCGCACCCGCCCGCTCGACCGAATACGCGTGCTCAGCACATGCAACCGTCACACGATAATGTAA